The genomic region cggtttgcgtttagttggacaatcacttatttttcaacaggacaatgaccccaaacacacctccaggctgtgtaagggctatttgaccaagaaggagagtgatggagtgctgcggcagatgacctggcctccacagtcactggacctgaacccaatcgagatggtttggggtgagctggaccgcagagtgaaggcaaaggggccaacaagtgctaaacacctctgggaactccttcaagactgttggaaaaccatttcaggtgactacctcttgaagctcatggagagaatgccaagagtgtgcaaagcagtaatcagagcaaagggtggctattttgaagaaactagaatataaaacatgttttcagttatttcacctttttttgttaagtacataactccacatgtgttcattcatagttttgatgccttcagtgagaatctacaatgtaaatagtcatgaaaataaagaaaacgcattgaatgagaaggtgtgtccaaacttttggcctgtactgtatgtggcatAAACTGTTCACCTGCTATCTCCCCATAAAGATCCCCTgtgccctaaaaaaaaaaacaagacaaacatgGCTCTATGGTGGGTCTCAGAGTGAAATGTTGAGTTTATTCTAGTAATGAGGTGGTTCTTAGTGTTCTTCTGAGAGAATAGCATGAGGTCTGATTAATCGAATCTTTAAGTTATGGTGGGTTCTCATCGGTTTCCTatgttaagtttaaaaaaaaaaaaaaaatgtgtttgttggaGAAAAATCAGTGTCGACAGACATTTTGTCACGTGTGTGTTTCAGTTAACATGGGTTGATCATTTAACTATTCAGTGttctgttgaatattttttctgCCATTTATGGAGACATAGTGTGTGCCCATTTGAAAAAGCACAGGGACTGGTTATAATTCTTCGAGGGATTGCAGTTACACCTGCAGAAACAGTGAAACAATGAAAATCCAAGTACCCATTAATATTAGACCCATCAGAGGTGCAGTGGCCTGGATACAGCCTTACCTGGAGATGGGAGGACGGGATGCTGGTTGAGGAAGGGGTGGGTCTCAGGGGACACTGGCCCAGCAGAATGAGCGTTGAGGTGTGGAGGTGCAGGTGAGGAGGAGTTGCCTGTGTGGTGGGACAGGTGCATGAGGGGCTGGCCGAAAGGCGGCAGGGACTCGAAGCTAGTCTCCAGTAACTGGGAAGACTCCAGAGCAGCTACAGGGGGGGCAATGAAGCCTGCAGGAGAGGGCTGATgctgctgcttcatctgactGCTGGACTGAAGGCCTGCAATTTGGGAATGAAGCCCAGTCTGAGTGGGGCCACTCTGAGCATGTACATGAGGATGTGTCTTCTTCCCCTCCTTCACAGACTGGCCCTTCTTCTTCTGATGCTTTATTATTCCTGAAAAATTGAAATTAAGGTTAGTCGCTTAAAGTaatattgcattttttattgtgGGCATTAGAATAGTCAGTGAGTCACCTGTCCCCTCAGCTTCACTGTCTGAACTGGAGCCACTGCTCTCTGAAGAGGATCCAGTCTTTTTGGAGGTAGCCATGGACTCCACAGGCTTCTCAACTGCAAAACAGCAACTTTGTGCTCATGCATTGCCAAAACAAAGCATCAAATGTGAAACCGCTCATAGTAATTTCACATTCTAAATAAATTAGAGaatcacacactcaggtgttcACACAGAGAGTGACCATTTCTCCTTGCTGGCTTCCTTACCTggaaccttcttcttctttcggAGGCAGGAAGACACATATCTCTCCAGCTCGCGCAGAGTCGAAGGCTTTAGTGTCTCAAAGTCAATCTCGATCTCGTCAGGGTTCGAGTTTTTGAGTGAGGGCTCTCTGGACTGGATGATATGCACTACACGGCCGAGCTTGTCACCGGGAAGCTTGTTGATGTCCAAGCTCAGCTGCCTCTTCTCCTCATACGTCATAGGCTTGCACTTTTCCCCTGTCGCTGATGACCCAGCAGCCCCCAGATCATCTTCCAGGTTGGGAACCGGCAGCACGTTGGAAGGATAATTGCTTTTCATCGCTTCCTTTTTACTAGAGCCAAAACACAAAAGTGTAATTTGTCAACATGTAATACTGACTAGTCTTAATTTAAATCGTAACTTCAGGGACACAGCTCAAAGTATTTTACAACTAAACATGGATGAATTTTAACAAGTGCAGGTGAAGAAGACATAATGCAGATAACCTGCCAATCACAGAACATGCTCCACTGGTATAACGTGGCTACACTGAAGACGTAGCAGATGTGGACTGTTAGTGGAGCAGCCTTTTACACATAAAGTGGGTTTTAAAGtgtctatttgtttttttaattaaactaCTGATACAGAGGAAATTATTGTCTAATAACACCAACacgttgttgctgttttttattcagtttttcttttttttagaacAATATTTCTCTTTTATAATTACCTTTGGTAAGTGAGGTAGATATACTGTATAGCCACGGATTTGAGCACATGTATGATGAATAAAGAGAGAGCTACCCgaagtcaataaataaataaataaataaataaataaatgcaacagCGTATTATCATATCACCATGTAAAGAATCAGAGTCAGTCCTGACCTCTCTGGGGCCCTATGCAAAATTCTGCTGAGGTGCCCTCCTACCTGACCCATGAGCAAACCATTTGTCACTGCCACACAGTCACACCTGACACCCCAGTGCTCCCACTACAACCCTCCCTACTTAAAAACAGTTTGCTCCATCTGTTGGGCTGAGGATAACCAGACCTTTACAAAACAGAATGAGGTATAAACACTATTTATACTAAAGCTTGGCTAAACACTTGATGGTTATTATTTACTAAGAAATGTGCATCCATATTGCCTAGTGTACCAGCTAATCAACATTTCTAATTTCATATGTAATCAATATTCACTGCTTTCCATTCTGCATCAGTCCATAGTTATAACTAAACCTTGACTGAAAGAATAGATcatctttttcttgttttaaaattatgtccACCTATGAGAAATGCTCATATATTGTCTAGACTGGTCCCCAAAGAGGTTGCTACTGTTGGTAAGTGCGAGATTCGTTTCGTGCATGCTCATATAAACGCATGTGCATACACAATGCAGTCATCTTTCCCCCAACCCCCACCCAAAATCTCTGAAACTAGACAATTCACACAAGTCACTCAAATTGATGTGAAAAAAAGCAACGTTTCTCTGATGCTTTGTATCCAACAGGGCTTCAGCTTTGGGGCCTGGCTCACCCTTAAGCATTTATTTTGCCAGTACCAGCTGGTGGGTGCTTAGTAGCTTTATCCCTCAGATAGTCTACTGTGGTCTGTAGATGACAACGTGTCCATATTACAGAAGTTGGTAACAAAGCTGAAGTTTCACAGCGCTATACTGGCTAACAATCCCACACAACCCCAAAACAAAAGCTCCGAGTCTTGTTTGGACCCACAAAACCCTATACTGTACATGTGCTGCAGGTGTAGCCAGTAAAAAGATACAATCCACGGGACATCCACTCCGCCAGCAGTACGCAACCATTACGTCTTCAGTGTTGCCACAATTTCAGAATTGAAAACAATCTCTCAACAAAAAACAGTGTCAGCTCAAAGACACCAACTGATCATCTTCTTGAAATAcactaataaatattttaagGATAATAactcttaacaaaaaaaaacccatatgTAATACATGTCTTCAGATGACCAGACATGACTTCAGAATTACTCTCAACCATGGTCACAATTACACAGTGAAAACATAAAAGCATAACAAAAGGGGGGATTTAAACGTCAGTAAGGGTAATACAGAATTGTGTAAAGCCAAGATGATGGTTAAGGAAACATCTAATATCAAAGACTTGCTCTTACAGACTGCCTGAGGTGAAGTAAGTTTAAAACCCACCTGGGTTTCTTCTTGGGAACAACctctttgttgttattgttactgTTCTTGGTCTTCTTGGAGAGCTGCGGAACAGGTGTAGCATCCTGGATCTCATCTACAAGGCCAGACATGCCTCCTTTCTTCTTatgcttttctttcttcttctccttcttttccttctcttttctctttggtTTGCTGGCTTGTGGTTGGGACAAGGCAGCCAGCTGCTCATGGACAGCCTTCAACTGTGTCAAGAGAGAAGACGGGTTCTCAACAAAGAGTAATAAAGGCTTGACAACTAATTTGCCGCTACCTTGATACTACTCTGGTCACTGACCTGCTCCTGGAGCTCTGCCAACCTCTGCGCTCTCTCCTCTTCAGAGTCATCTGTGGAAGACTCAGACTCAGAGGACGAGTCACTGGAGCTGTCTGAAGACGAGGCGACGTGGGCCAAAGGAGGCTGGGGCTTGACGGGGGCAGGATGGTGAAGTGTAGGAGCTGGGGCAGGTACCAGAGGCTTGCTCTCAGGTTCATCTGGCATCTTGGCAAAGCGCATCTCAAAGACATcctataaaatgaaaagaaacaaacaagctGAGCAAAACATATGTGACGTTTGTAGGAACAGACtcaaaacactacaacattaATACAGAAATTAGTCAGATGTGATGGACTAGGtgtgttaaaatacaacaaatctCTGGTCAAgtgttaaatgttgtttcacTTCCAGATTTATAGTCAAAAACATGAAGCTGTTTGTTCAGTTTGTGACTGAATTTAGATTTAAGATTAAGAAGTATTTGTCCCAGAGATCTTTGTATTCACAGCCAGACTTATAAACACATAGCAATATATAGCAACATACAGATGGCAACATGTACACACGGTAGCAGACAGAAAAAGTCAGTCCACAAAATCTTCATGAGCACAGTCATCCAATAATCCCAGTTCTCAACAGTGTCAGGATTGTTCAGAGCTGCTACAGCAGGAGGAACACAAATCCTCCTGAATCGAGCTCTTCTCCTTTTAAGAGTCCTGTATCTCCGACCATATGGGAGTAATCTGAAGTGTGTGATGGCTCTGAGATTCATGTTTGATAGACTAGGTGTGGGAAGGCAGATGATTTTGGAAGCAGTATGTGTGATGCTcgttagtttgtttttgttggagaTGGTTAACATGTTGAAGAAGAAGCAAGCAGGACAGTACGGGTTAAACGATGCTTCTGTAAAGCAACAACAGGAGTAAGGGGGCGACAGAGAGTGTTCTGAGCTCGCAGAAGACATGGCGTCATCGCTGGGATTGTTTGTGGACATCAGTGATGAGTAAATTGGGTTAGTACATTGAGTGAGTGCTAGGGAAGCATTCCTGGCAAAACTAAGTGTTCTACTGTGACCAATATTTCACTTCCTTTCCTAAACATTTATGCAAATGTTACACACAAGCAAAATAGATCTTTCTTGCAAATGTAAACTAAAACAGTGACATGCTTTCTTACTCATTCTTCTTTCACTTAAAGCTGTAGTTAGTAACTCatataaaaaatatacttttgtcatatttgctgaaactatcTGTATATTCTGGTTGGGATCCCCTGCCTGACACCTTCCTCATAAAATTTTTCTTGTAATGTTCTTTTCATTATGCCAGTCTCTTCATTTTCTGGCCCTGCGGTGTCTCCCTGGCAGAGCAGGCTGCTATTGTGACTATTGACCTGTTGCACACGTTCCTACctacactttagtttttatttgcgACAGTTTCATTTGCACTACTATATTTTATTTGCACTATGTATACTACAGGTTTTTTTATTGGGCTAGTGCAACCTTAAGAAGCTTTCATTTTTTTAGCCTTACCTGTTATGATAAAgttgatgtatttatttcatccaGTATTCTTAATTGCACTATTATATTATTCAAATCTGTGCTGTACGTACTACATGGTTGTCTACTACTAATGTTCTCATTttgcagctaaacagtgcactaaaatatgtttctgaaaacatctgaggccaAAAAGAAGCAGTGCGGTAACAGAATcttcatttatatttgatcagctctGCCTAGTTTGGCAGTTTGGCTGCAGTTCATTGATTgaaatgactgacagctgtatTAGAGACACATCGGCTTTGATTGCTTGTTTCTGGTGCACCGCAGTAGACTCACAGGCCATTCACAGTCTATCAGTctcatgtacttctttcagaatatagtgacagtttcagcaaatatgacaccaagttattttcataaaagttaccaaaaTGTGCTTTAATACATTGCCAGCAAAATATGATGTACCTACACATAAAGGATTGCAAACATTACGATATGGGCTTTTATAAATATAGTAGATATAAAGGACTATATTTACCTGGAGCTTGCGTGCCATAGCTACCACCTCGTGGTCTGGTGGATTATATTTGTAGCAGTTGGAAAACATTAATCGCACATCAGCAGCAAACTCCTGGGGTTCCCGGTATTGCCTGTTCTCCAGCTTGGCCTATTAAACACATCAAGGATATTAATTACTTGCCATGCCATAACTCCTCTCTCTTCAGTGCCTTCTGGAACAACTGATGCACTACGCCTTCTTTAACACACCTTGATAGTGCTGAGGTCCATTGGATATTTGATGATATCGTGATAATCATGTAGTCCCAGTGCATCCACATCAACAGGTTTGTAGAATGGCCAGGCATAAGCAGCGTGCTTCTTGGATAGCATTTCCCTGACCAGACTAGCGCAGTATCCCATCTGATCCTGTGGTTTGGGGCTATGACCTCCACTTGGTCCACTCAGTCCCATCCCTATGCCTATGTGATGCTGGGAGTCCGGTGCATCCTTCTTTATCAGTTTTGAAGGCCGGGAACTCTCTCGCCTGGGTAGTGTCTTCCCAGATTTGGACTCTGCCGGTGAAGACTCACTCAGTTGGTCGTTTGCTGTGGGCGTTGTAGTGTCAGCTTTCCTTTTCTGGCTCTTTCTTTGCTAGATAGAAGTGAACacaaagagagcagagagataGTGCGAAAGGGGAAAGAAATAAGGAATTAGAATGAGATGCCACAACTTTACTGGTGCTCTTAAGCTTGGTAAAACTAGGCATACATGCCCAAGAATATTTCCCTGTGTCAGTCACACTTACTTTGGTCATGGTTATAGGGTTCTGCATCATGGGGGCAGTGCTCTGGATGGATTGGGGAAGGGGGGTCTGAGCAGGAGGCGGCACAGAAGTCATGATGGGAACTTGAGGAGCACAGTCTGACTGGCCCAAGGAGTAGGGAGCTCCGAGCTGTGGTGCGTGGCTGGGTAACGTTGGGGGCACGTGGGACGGCAGGGCCTGCATCAAAGGCTGGGGAGGTAGTGAAGGCGGGCCCTGCACTGGTCCTCTGGTCTGCGGTGCTGCTGAGAGGTTCGACAGACCACGTGTTTGAGGAGTTGTGGACGAAGAATCAGTGATGGCCCCTGGTTTCAAGTTTTGACCTTGATGAGAGAACAAGACACTCGGATAAATATCGGGTCTGACAAAGGTCAGCTCCAAGAGCATGTGTTGATCGCAAAGGTGTGAAGTGTGGTAAAGTGGTAAATAACTTACTTGCGTCTCTTCGGCCGCGGCCACGTCCCTTTCCTGTCATGACAACAATCTCGATTTCTTCCTGAGGCATTTCTGTGACCCTTTGGAGGAAAACCTTCTCTAGAGCCTCAGCCATTAAGACTATGTCATCTCCAGGCTGCAGGGGGAGACAAATACCCTTAGCAAAAGTGAAGGCTTACCAGAATCTTTGGCACTGTATGGTGTCAGTGGCTCAAATGTCCAGCTATGTTACCTTGTTGTATATGTAGCAGTTGGTAAA from Epinephelus lanceolatus isolate andai-2023 chromosome 18, ASM4190304v1, whole genome shotgun sequence harbors:
- the brd4 gene encoding bromodomain-containing protein 4 isoform X4 gives rise to the protein MPNPVKMGDGLDAAQMSGSSGSSSSSHQGQAQTLGNPPPPEYINPNRPKRQTNQLQYLLKVVVKALWKHQFAWPFHIPVDAIKLNLPDYYTIIKTPMDMGTIKKRLENSYYWNAQECIQDFNTMFTNCYIYNKPGDDIVLMAEALEKVFLQRVTEMPQEEIEIVVMTGKGRGRGRRDASQNLKPGAITDSSSTTPQTRGLSNLSAAPQTRGPVQGPPSLPPQPLMQALPSHVPPTLPSHAPQLGAPYSLGQSDCAPQVPIMTSVPPPAQTPLPQSIQSTAPMMQNPITMTKQRKSQKRKADTTTPTANDQLSESSPAESKSGKTLPRRESSRPSKLIKKDAPDSQHHIGIGMGLSGPSGGHSPKPQDQMGYCASLVREMLSKKHAAYAWPFYKPVDVDALGLHDYHDIIKYPMDLSTIKAKLENRQYREPQEFAADVRLMFSNCYKYNPPDHEVVAMARKLQDVFEMRFAKMPDEPESKPLVPAPAPTLHHPAPVKPQPPLAHVASSSDSSSDSSSESESSTDDSEEERAQRLAELQEQLKAVHEQLAALSQPQASKPKRKEKEKKEKKKEKHKKKGGMSGLVDEIQDATPVPQLSKKTKNSNNNNKEVVPKKKPSKKEAMKSNYPSNVLPVPNLEDDLGAAGSSATGEKCKPMTYEEKRQLSLDINKLPGDKLGRVVHIIQSREPSLKNSNPDEIEIDFETLKPSTLRELERYVSSCLRKKKKVPVEKPVESMATSKKTGSSSESSGSSSDSEAEGTGIIKHQKKKGQSVKEGKKTHPHVHAQSGPTQTGLHSQIAGLQSSSQMKQQHQPSPAGFIAPPVAALESSQLLETSFESLPPFGQPLMHLSHHTGNSSSPAPPHLNAHSAGPVSPETHPFLNQHPVLPSPALHISMPQQPSRPSHKAAPLHPKPPQQQPAPPQQQPTLQQQQQQQQQQQQQQQQQQQLQPQAAAPPPQHQLPSQILHPPQPLHQRPMSPPTLTPQGLLSSQPPQMLLEDDEEPGSTTPLNQVQLYLQQFQQARQPQQSMQSLQAQARQQQQQQQQQQQQQPGQISLLQSVQTQSQLSSQTTLPPPQLPIQSQAQPAPSHQAPPQQMPLHQARHMQHAQPQQQQPQPQQMNYQQGTGLAGQPQVSQHKVSMPTNKAQQIIQQQQEQPSPRLTKADPYNAGHMRDNPSPLMMHSPQLPQYPPVSHQSPSHNKKQRAPGSHGGVKEEKLPPSPVMRGEPFNPAMRPDHHKHPDNKPSQPGHSQQNVKSMDGLRPVIRSSESSGPPSSLQDKEKFKQESKVPIAPKKVQDVKLKNMGSWASLAQKSTSTPLSAVKSSSDSFEQFRRAAREKEEREKALKAQAEQAEKDRLRREQDKLRGRDEEDIMEPSRRVHEEPRRRLEQQHIQAPSQQQQQQQQQQQQQQDPQPAAIQQPPQPPTPPQPTAQNPLDQQRELARRREQERRRREAMAATIDMNFQSDLMAIFEENLF